Proteins encoded within one genomic window of Methanosarcina barkeri str. Wiesmoor:
- a CDS encoding lysylphosphatidylglycerol synthase transmembrane domain-containing protein — protein sequence MNWKTIGKTVVSLGLMFYLIAKLDLGTIYQTFTQMNLEFLSLSLPFIALMYLIKAIKWQSLLNCINVQIPVKRSLEIILMGNFYGALTPGRAGEVSRAFYLDTESSRSIPTVVMDRVIDMVCLLVLSVLSIAFFFKDKNLIYIMTPMIMIFIAGIFVITNEKIVTFIFGIFSKRSEFKENYIKTIKQITGNKKAIFSVSALTLGYYLLNLFVYWIVIKSLNPALNSLLTFSLPIVVVLGNFPISISGFGVREFVSVTIFKLLNESSAYGFSCSIVLYFLTTLLPAIFGFMLTLRKKP from the coding sequence ATGAACTGGAAAACAATAGGTAAAACTGTAGTCAGTTTAGGGCTAATGTTTTACCTTATAGCCAAACTTGACCTGGGGACAATCTACCAGACCTTTACCCAGATGAATCTGGAATTTCTTTCTCTCTCATTACCTTTTATTGCTCTGATGTACCTGATAAAAGCGATAAAATGGCAGTCTCTACTCAATTGTATAAACGTTCAAATCCCTGTAAAAAGGTCACTTGAAATAATTTTAATGGGCAACTTTTATGGCGCTCTTACTCCGGGAAGGGCAGGAGAAGTTTCAAGAGCTTTTTACTTAGATACTGAGAGCTCAAGAAGCATACCAACCGTAGTAATGGACAGAGTCATAGACATGGTCTGTCTTCTGGTTTTAAGTGTACTATCTATAGCTTTCTTTTTTAAGGATAAAAATTTAATATATATAATGACGCCGATGATAATGATTTTTATCGCTGGCATTTTCGTTATCACAAATGAAAAGATCGTAACTTTTATTTTTGGGATATTTTCGAAAAGAAGCGAATTTAAAGAAAATTATATTAAAACGATAAAGCAAATCACTGGAAATAAAAAAGCTATTTTTTCTGTTTCTGCATTAACTCTTGGATATTACTTACTGAATTTATTTGTATACTGGATAGTCATAAAATCCTTAAATCCCGCATTAAACAGCTTACTTACCTTTTCTCTTCCAATAGTAGTAGTTCTGGGTAATTTTCCAATTTCTATATCAGGGTTTGGAGTTAGAGAGTTTGTAAGCGTTACAATATTCAAGTTATTGAATGAAAGTTCTGCATATGGGTTTTCCTGCTCTATAGTTCTATATTTCTTGACTACACTATTACCCGCGATATTTGGATTCATGCTTACTCTAAGAAAAAAGCCTTAA
- a CDS encoding Rpp14/Pop5 family protein yields the protein MKRLLPSLRAKKRYLAFELISEVPVSRSDLVKEVMFSASSLLGDVTASECDIKVLGFEESKGIIQCAHTKVKETRASMATLTRINGKRATVHILGTSGTIKRATEKFLQNTAFEPEIRINPKRLKNNNLSRVQES from the coding sequence TTGAAACGCCTGCTTCCTTCGCTTCGTGCAAAAAAGCGCTATCTGGCCTTTGAGCTGATCTCCGAGGTGCCAGTCAGCAGGAGTGATCTGGTCAAAGAGGTCATGTTTTCGGCTTCGTCCTTGCTTGGAGATGTCACTGCCAGTGAATGTGATATCAAAGTGCTCGGTTTTGAAGAATCTAAAGGTATTATTCAATGTGCTCATACGAAAGTAAAAGAAACGAGAGCATCCATGGCAACTCTTACAAGGATCAACGGAAAAAGGGCAACTGTGCATATACTTGGAACTTCAGGCACAATTAAAAGAGCAACCGAAAAATTTCTTCAGAATACGGCCTTTGAGCCAGAAATCAGGATCAATCCAAAACGTCTGAAGAATAATAACCTGAGCAGGGTTCAGGAAAGCTAA
- a CDS encoding pyruvoyl-dependent arginine decarboxylase, whose translation MIPRKAFLTKGTGVHKDRLASFELALRAAKIEKFNLVSVSSILPPNCKVVPREEGLSELKPGAIVHCVLARNDTNEPHRLMAAAIGTAVPVNEDNYGYISEHHSFGEEEIIAGEYAEDLAATMLATTLGIEFNAEMAWHEREQVYKASGHIFDTFHMCQTANGDKDGKWTTVVAAMVFITI comes from the coding sequence ATGATCCCAAGAAAAGCATTTTTGACAAAGGGTACTGGGGTACACAAAGACCGATTAGCATCCTTTGAACTTGCGCTAAGGGCTGCAAAAATTGAGAAATTCAATCTTGTAAGTGTTTCGAGTATCCTGCCCCCTAATTGCAAAGTCGTACCCAGAGAAGAAGGACTTTCAGAGTTAAAACCTGGTGCCATTGTCCATTGTGTACTTGCAAGAAATGATACTAACGAGCCTCATCGTTTAATGGCAGCAGCTATAGGAACTGCGGTTCCTGTAAATGAAGACAACTACGGGTACATTTCCGAACATCATTCTTTTGGAGAAGAAGAAATTATTGCAGGAGAATATGCTGAAGACCTGGCGGCAACAATGCTTGCGACCACCCTTGGCATAGAGTTTAACGCAGAAATGGCCTGGCATGAGAGAGAGCAGGTCTACAAGGCAAGCGGGCATATCTTTGACACATTCCATATGTGCCAGACCGCAAACGGCGACAAGGACGGAAAATGGACCACAGTTGTAGCTGCAATGGTTTTCATTACAATATAA
- a CDS encoding hydantoinase/oxoprolinase N-terminal domain-containing protein, with protein sequence MAYDLGIDAGGTYTDSVLIRKSDGKVVCSNKALTTYPDPIKGIEKSIDGLDPEKMKLVTVVSVSTTLATNTILEGTGYPVGLILIGNYDVPEDSGIENWIMVKGGHDSNGEEVAALDLPAVEKFVLEIKDRVSAFAVSSYFSVRNPEHELRVKTLIQELTGLPVVCGHELAQSLGAYERGVTAYLNAQLLPVAEGFLKTIVTEIERRGLNPRIAMLRCDGSVVSMQEAMKKPIESVFSGPAASLLGASYLSGHETCAVIDVGGTSTDVSLVHKGLPDLSEAGAVVGGWQTKVRALRMETSAMGGDSHIWVQSGNIHIGPRRVIPLCRAAVLYPDFMSTLKKRWIPDRLKLNEHIQATKFFIRTEQKPVNLNREEKELFALIRDEPRSLKDIYWDRNILPPKRVMDSLIQKRLVQVIGFTPTDALHVLGEYTEWNVEASEIGATLLANFIGIDRTEFCLNVKRLFARNMARDLIAFLMEGVDRTEIEKMLDGNFFARFKVDIPVVLLGGPVRAYVDELKKLIDAEVFAPEYSEVGNAVGALAGKGTKRIEITVRTLYSESKYDLKTKGVFVYTPVGRRHFIIRSEALEFAEAFGRKLILDYMAESGLLPDQVTVNVQKKDIKVHAGEIPIETRFIFEGIANSNVYEKALSGQKKQDEGFTELTRQAHSLDCNSCGELSISENNE encoded by the coding sequence ATGGCATATGATCTGGGCATTGATGCAGGCGGAACTTATACTGATTCGGTTTTAATTAGAAAATCGGATGGAAAAGTTGTATGCTCAAACAAGGCTCTCACAACCTATCCTGATCCTATCAAAGGGATAGAGAAATCAATTGACGGACTTGACCCGGAAAAGATGAAACTCGTGACTGTAGTTTCGGTTTCAACTACTCTTGCCACCAATACTATCCTTGAAGGAACAGGATACCCTGTTGGGCTCATCCTTATCGGAAATTATGATGTTCCTGAAGATTCGGGAATTGAAAACTGGATTATGGTAAAGGGAGGGCATGACAGTAATGGCGAGGAAGTCGCAGCCCTTGACCTGCCGGCAGTGGAAAAATTCGTACTTGAAATAAAAGACAGAGTCTCGGCTTTTGCAGTTTCTTCTTACTTCAGTGTGCGAAATCCGGAGCATGAGCTGCGTGTAAAAACCCTGATCCAGGAATTGACAGGTCTGCCTGTTGTCTGTGGGCATGAACTGGCCCAGTCGCTTGGGGCTTACGAAAGAGGAGTTACTGCCTACCTCAATGCCCAGCTACTGCCTGTAGCAGAGGGCTTCCTAAAAACGATAGTAACTGAGATCGAAAGAAGAGGCCTCAACCCGAGAATTGCCATGCTCCGCTGCGACGGCTCTGTAGTAAGCATGCAGGAGGCTATGAAAAAACCCATAGAATCGGTCTTTTCAGGTCCCGCAGCAAGTCTCCTTGGGGCTTCCTATCTGTCCGGGCACGAGACCTGCGCTGTAATTGACGTTGGAGGAACAAGCACGGACGTCTCCCTGGTCCATAAAGGACTGCCAGACCTCAGTGAAGCAGGAGCAGTTGTGGGTGGCTGGCAAACAAAAGTCAGGGCGCTGCGTATGGAGACTTCGGCTATGGGTGGGGACAGTCATATCTGGGTTCAGAGCGGCAATATACACATAGGCCCCAGGCGGGTTATTCCTCTCTGCAGGGCAGCAGTCCTGTATCCTGATTTCATGAGCACTTTGAAAAAGCGCTGGATTCCGGACCGGCTCAAGTTGAACGAACATATCCAGGCAACAAAGTTCTTTATACGGACAGAGCAGAAACCTGTCAATTTGAACCGGGAAGAAAAAGAGCTCTTTGCCCTTATACGGGACGAGCCGCGTTCCCTCAAAGATATCTACTGGGACAGAAATATCCTTCCTCCAAAGAGAGTAATGGATTCTCTAATTCAGAAGCGGCTTGTTCAGGTAATAGGTTTTACCCCAACAGATGCCCTGCATGTGCTTGGTGAATATACTGAATGGAATGTTGAAGCTTCGGAAATTGGAGCTACTCTGCTTGCAAACTTCATAGGCATTGACAGGACTGAGTTCTGTCTAAATGTGAAGCGGCTTTTTGCCAGAAACATGGCCCGAGACCTCATTGCTTTTCTGATGGAAGGAGTAGACAGGACCGAAATTGAAAAAATGCTTGATGGCAATTTCTTCGCTCGTTTTAAAGTGGATATCCCCGTTGTCCTGCTTGGAGGGCCGGTAAGGGCTTATGTGGATGAACTGAAGAAGCTTATAGATGCCGAAGTCTTTGCTCCTGAATACTCAGAGGTTGGAAATGCTGTCGGAGCTCTTGCAGGAAAAGGGACAAAACGCATTGAAATTACAGTGCGCACGCTTTACAGTGAATCCAAGTATGACCTTAAAACAAAAGGGGTCTTTGTGTACACACCTGTAGGAAGGAGGCATTTCATAATCCGGAGTGAAGCCCTGGAGTTTGCTGAGGCGTTTGGAAGAAAGCTGATTCTTGATTATATGGCCGAATCCGGACTTCTCCCTGACCAGGTTACAGTTAATGTACAAAAAAAGGATATAAAAGTCCATGCAGGTGAAATTCCGATAGAGACAAGATTTATTTTTGAAGGGATTGCAAATTCTAATGTCTATGAAAAAGCTCTTTCTGGACAGAAGAAACAAGATGAGGGTTTTACAGAACTAACCAGGCAGGCTCATTCGTTGGATTGTAATTCCTGTGGAGAACTCTCTATCTCTGAAAATAATGAGTGA
- a CDS encoding 50S ribosomal protein L15e encodes MVKSYYTYVRDAWKNPDETYVNELRWERMQVWRKQGSVTRIERPTRIDKARSLGYKAKQGIVVARVKVRRGGLGKTRPNRGRRTQKMGTSKITGGMRIQRIAEARADRKYPNLEVLNSYWVGEDGKNKWFEVILVDPFHPVIKSDKNLKWVCDPSVRDRAARGKTSAGQKGRGMSARGKGTEKTRPSIRANKSRGK; translated from the coding sequence TTGGTAAAATCTTATTATACATACGTACGTGATGCATGGAAAAACCCTGATGAGACTTACGTGAACGAACTCCGCTGGGAGCGCATGCAGGTCTGGAGAAAGCAGGGATCCGTGACCAGAATTGAAAGACCCACAAGAATCGACAAAGCACGATCTCTTGGATACAAAGCCAAGCAGGGCATTGTCGTCGCCAGGGTAAAAGTACGCCGCGGAGGACTTGGTAAAACAAGGCCCAATCGTGGAAGAAGAACCCAAAAAATGGGGACGAGTAAGATCACAGGTGGCATGAGAATTCAGAGAATTGCCGAAGCTCGTGCGGACCGCAAGTACCCGAACCTTGAAGTCCTGAACTCCTACTGGGTAGGGGAGGACGGAAAGAACAAGTGGTTTGAAGTTATTCTTGTAGACCCCTTCCACCCTGTAATTAAGAGCGATAAAAACCTTAAATGGGTATGCGACCCGTCCGTTAGGGACAGAGCCGCAAGGGGCAAGACCAGTGCCGGCCAGAAGGGCAGAGGCATGTCTGCACGCGGAAAAGGTACTGAAAAGACCAGGCCGAGTATCCGTGCAAACAAGAGTCGAGGCAAGTGA
- the rnp3 gene encoding ribonuclease P protein component 3, with translation MGKPKFYDFCVHAVPDGENTVDQLSALARHLGYSGIALTNHSDKLPQSQPVLPSTNEFEVFKGIELVEENPSKLHGLIGKFRKSVDVLIVHGGSENVNRAALENPRVDILNHPAFAKSSGLNQVLAKSAAENDVAISLIIRPLLHSRGPRRVRLLSNLRANLDLARKYDVSLVLSSGAMSCFDLRSPMETLALAEVCGLEEDEALEAITVVPERIISRNRPGPGHVREGIEVLEEGDYS, from the coding sequence TTGGGTAAACCTAAATTCTACGACTTTTGCGTTCATGCAGTGCCTGATGGAGAAAATACGGTTGATCAACTTTCTGCTCTTGCCCGGCATTTAGGGTACAGCGGAATTGCGCTTACAAACCATTCGGATAAACTTCCTCAATCACAACCTGTATTGCCCTCTACTAACGAATTTGAGGTTTTCAAGGGAATCGAGCTTGTGGAGGAAAATCCCTCGAAACTTCACGGACTCATCGGAAAATTCAGGAAGTCCGTGGATGTCCTGATAGTTCACGGAGGTTCAGAAAACGTCAACAGGGCTGCTCTGGAAAACCCGAGAGTAGATATCCTGAACCACCCAGCTTTTGCTAAAAGCAGTGGATTAAATCAGGTGCTTGCAAAATCCGCAGCCGAAAACGATGTTGCAATCAGCCTGATAATAAGGCCCCTCCTTCATTCAAGAGGTCCAAGGCGCGTTCGTCTGCTGTCTAATCTAAGAGCAAACCTTGACCTTGCCAGAAAGTACGATGTTTCCCTTGTTCTTTCAAGTGGCGCAATGTCCTGTTTTGATCTTCGCTCTCCCATGGAGACTCTTGCTCTGGCTGAAGTCTGCGGGCTTGAAGAAGATGAGGCCCTTGAAGCCATTACTGTTGTACCTGAAAGAATAATCTCAAGGAACCGCCCTGGTCCCGGCCATGTTAGAGAAGGTATTGAGGTGCTTGAGGAGGGAGATTACTCTTGA
- a CDS encoding glycosyltransferase family 2 protein, producing MSDKLDLSIVIPVSNEEENVGELYNQLNVVLSRLGKTSEIIFVDDGSIDDTFKKLKAIKDSKIRIVRFQRNYGKAAALSCGFKKSQGDFVITMDGDLQDDPKEIPRFLEKLEEYDMVSGWKSKRHDPVSKTFPSKFFNALTRYITGVKIHDFNCGFKGYRNYVVKNVRLYGEFHRYIPALAHWKGYTVGEIEVEHHPRIHGKSKYGVERLLKGFLDLITVTFLNLYKKRPLHIFGGIGFLLIFSAIIINLHLVSLWLRGVRIGDRPLLMLSILITVLGAQFISLGLIGELITNSRNNDDYIIKYDSYELENNR from the coding sequence ATGTCCGATAAATTAGATCTCTCAATCGTAATCCCGGTTTCCAATGAAGAAGAAAACGTAGGGGAATTATATAATCAATTGAATGTAGTTCTTTCAAGATTGGGAAAAACATCTGAGATTATTTTCGTAGATGATGGGTCTATTGATGATACTTTTAAAAAGTTAAAAGCAATCAAAGATAGCAAAATTAGGATTGTAAGGTTCCAAAGAAACTATGGAAAGGCTGCGGCTCTTTCCTGCGGGTTCAAGAAATCACAGGGAGATTTTGTTATTACCATGGATGGAGATCTACAGGACGATCCCAAAGAAATCCCTAGATTTCTTGAAAAATTAGAAGAATATGATATGGTTTCAGGCTGGAAGAGTAAAAGACACGATCCTGTTTCGAAAACCTTCCCCTCAAAATTCTTTAATGCGTTGACTCGATATATCACAGGAGTCAAAATTCATGACTTCAACTGTGGATTCAAAGGTTATAGAAATTATGTTGTAAAGAACGTAAGATTATATGGAGAATTTCATCGCTATATTCCAGCTCTAGCGCACTGGAAAGGATACACAGTTGGGGAAATTGAAGTCGAACACCACCCTAGAATTCATGGAAAATCAAAGTATGGGGTTGAAAGGTTACTTAAAGGCTTTCTGGACCTGATTACAGTCACATTTTTGAACCTATACAAGAAAAGGCCCCTTCATATCTTTGGAGGGATCGGCTTCTTACTAATATTTTCAGCAATAATCATAAACCTGCATCTGGTTTCTCTATGGCTCAGGGGTGTCAGGATCGGAGACAGGCCTCTGCTGATGTTGAGCATATTAATTACGGTTCTTGGAGCTCAATTTATTTCCCTTGGCCTGATAGGAGAACTGATCACAAACTCCAGAAATAACGATGATTATATTATAAAGTACGATAGCTATGAACTGGAAAACAATAGGTAA
- a CDS encoding RNA-binding protein, which translates to MIHHIILRVIAHATEDVTRVREALDFFLSGAGVREDGKLIEELQAEGHHGNPITILSVQLKRKADCLNFARFIREGFSEEDVAKLREEMPERLDDDQVFHLRFDKQAAYLQQVRLTDSSDAIIAKVKIETYPKNREKAGAIVEELFG; encoded by the coding sequence GTGATTCATCACATAATACTGCGTGTGATCGCCCACGCAACCGAAGACGTAACCAGAGTCCGTGAGGCTCTGGACTTTTTTTTATCCGGTGCCGGCGTTCGGGAAGATGGCAAACTGATTGAAGAACTCCAGGCTGAAGGGCACCATGGAAATCCCATTACTATTCTGAGCGTACAGCTTAAAAGAAAGGCAGACTGTCTGAATTTTGCACGCTTTATTCGGGAGGGATTTTCCGAAGAAGACGTAGCAAAGCTTAGGGAAGAAATGCCCGAGAGGCTGGACGATGATCAGGTCTTTCATCTCCGCTTTGACAAGCAGGCTGCATACCTGCAGCAGGTGAGGCTGACTGATTCCTCGGATGCGATTATTGCAAAAGTCAAGATCGAGACTTATCCGAAAAATAGGGAAAAAGCTGGAGCTATTGTGGAGGAATTGTTTGGGTAA
- a CDS encoding ribosome assembly factor SBDS — MVSLDEAVTARLKRGSKHFEVLVEPEGALAYKRGEDVNLEDILAVETIFEDANRGDRAAESDILNSFETTDPFKIAAVILKSGELQLTAEQRKRMLEEKKKKVIYTISRNAINPQTKAPHPPARIEKAMEEAKVHIDPLKSVDQLVNITMKAIRPLIPIRFEEVNIAVKIPPEYAPKAYGDISKIGSITKEEWQRDGSWIAVVRIPAGVQTDLYALINHLTKGEAQTKLL, encoded by the coding sequence ATGGTGTCCCTGGACGAGGCAGTGACTGCGCGGCTTAAGAGAGGCAGTAAACACTTCGAAGTCTTGGTCGAGCCCGAAGGAGCTCTGGCCTATAAGCGAGGAGAAGACGTAAACCTTGAAGATATTCTGGCGGTTGAAACTATCTTCGAAGACGCAAACCGAGGGGACCGAGCAGCAGAGTCCGATATTCTCAATTCTTTTGAGACAACGGATCCCTTCAAGATTGCTGCCGTGATCCTGAAAAGTGGGGAGCTTCAGCTCACTGCTGAACAGAGAAAGCGCATGCTTGAGGAAAAAAAGAAAAAAGTTATTTATACCATTTCTAGGAATGCAATAAACCCCCAGACAAAAGCACCTCATCCTCCCGCAAGGATAGAAAAGGCAATGGAAGAGGCAAAGGTGCACATAGACCCCTTAAAAAGCGTGGATCAGCTGGTCAATATCACAATGAAAGCCATTCGCCCGCTTATACCTATACGCTTTGAAGAGGTCAATATTGCTGTGAAAATCCCTCCCGAATATGCTCCCAAAGCATACGGAGATATTTCCAAGATAGGAAGCATTACGAAAGAAGAATGGCAGCGTGACGGCTCCTGGATTGCAGTGGTAAGAATTCCGGCAGGAGTCCAGACTGATCTTTACGCTCTTATAAATCATCTTACGAAGGGAGAGGCTCAAACTAAACTTTTATAA
- a CDS encoding UPF0228 family protein, with translation MTKKPIYKILLIVVFIIFLIFIIPMILFTSTNTDSKMSIDTKTPVNELKAAGLFIKFEDGVSESEVKTILESYNLTMNYSIKYNTHYVEGKYYIILDKDNWDIRREISKKMREEKKDWIISSPAHVIRKGDDYVFMVSEQAVQDENFLAILNKYNIQVNKFVECLVRFEKPEGSRYWIPERNAIQIKNELEMNENIFSVYIDHIYDQ, from the coding sequence ATGACGAAAAAACCAATTTATAAAATATTGCTTATAGTTGTTTTCATTATTTTTCTGATTTTCATAATCCCTATGATATTATTTACATCAACAAACACTGATTCGAAAATGTCAATTGATACGAAAACTCCAGTTAATGAACTAAAGGCAGCTGGCTTATTTATCAAATTTGAAGACGGTGTTTCCGAATCGGAAGTTAAAACTATTCTTGAAAGCTACAACCTAACTATGAACTATAGCATAAAGTATAACACTCATTATGTAGAAGGCAAATACTACATAATATTAGACAAAGACAATTGGGACATAAGGCGTGAAATAAGTAAAAAGATGAGGGAAGAGAAAAAAGACTGGATTATATCTTCTCCTGCTCATGTAATCAGGAAAGGCGATGATTACGTATTTATGGTATCTGAACAAGCGGTCCAAGATGAAAATTTTCTTGCGATACTGAATAAATACAATATTCAGGTGAATAAATTTGTCGAGTGCTTAGTTCGTTTTGAAAAGCCGGAGGGGTCCAGGTATTGGATTCCAGAGAGAAATGCAATCCAAATAAAAAATGAGCTTGAAATGAACGAAAATATTTTTTCTGTATACATTGACCACATATATGATCAGTAG
- a CDS encoding class I SAM-dependent methyltransferase → MDQDQSRNYKKYNSKNPLMGIVISNFMKNLKETAATLENINNVIDIGCGEGFVINCLDYPKITGVDISKNALKIAKEKNPECNFCSGSICEISFKENSFDLVIATEVLEHLEKPDLALQEIRRITKNYCILSVPNEPYFRTMNFFRGKNLTRFGNDPEHVQNWSSGKFVSLIETYFDVLEVRRPFPWTMVLCKK, encoded by the coding sequence ATGGACCAGGACCAGAGTAGAAATTACAAGAAATACAACTCTAAAAACCCGCTTATGGGTATAGTGATATCTAATTTCATGAAGAATTTGAAAGAAACCGCAGCCACTTTAGAAAATATAAATAATGTTATTGATATAGGTTGTGGGGAAGGATTTGTCATTAACTGCCTTGATTATCCAAAAATAACAGGTGTTGATATCTCCAAAAATGCTCTGAAAATTGCAAAGGAGAAAAATCCAGAATGTAATTTTTGTTCAGGCAGCATATGTGAAATTTCTTTTAAAGAAAACAGTTTCGATCTAGTTATAGCAACTGAAGTACTGGAACACCTCGAAAAACCGGATTTAGCCCTTCAGGAGATCCGACGAATAACTAAAAATTACTGTATTCTCAGTGTGCCTAACGAACCCTATTTCCGTACAATGAATTTCTTTCGGGGTAAAAATTTGACACGTTTTGGAAATGATCCTGAACATGTTCAAAACTGGAGTTCAGGAAAGTTTGTGAGTTTAATAGAAACCTATTTTGATGTTCTGGAAGTTCGAAGGCCGTTTCCCTGGACTATGGTTCTATGCAAAAAATAA
- the psmA gene encoding archaeal proteasome endopeptidase complex subunit alpha, which translates to MQMAPQMGYDRAITVFSPDGRLFQVEYAREAVKRGTTAVGIKAADGVVLLVDKRITSRLVEAESIEKIFQIDDHIGAATSGLVADARSLVDRARVEAQVNRVSYDEPIGVEVISKKICDHKQTYTQYGGVRPYGTALLIAGVDDNLPRLFETDPSGALLEYKATAIGAGRNAVVEVFEAEYRQDMNMDAAILLGMDALYRAAEGKFDASTLEVGIVSLQDKKFRKLVPEEVENYVQQILEKHKETENKE; encoded by the coding sequence ATGCAGATGGCACCACAGATGGGCTATGATAGGGCAATTACGGTTTTTAGCCCTGATGGAAGACTTTTTCAGGTAGAATATGCCCGCGAAGCGGTCAAGAGGGGAACAACAGCCGTGGGAATCAAAGCAGCTGATGGGGTAGTGCTGCTTGTTGACAAGCGAATAACCAGCAGGCTTGTAGAAGCCGAGTCAATCGAAAAGATATTTCAGATTGACGACCACATAGGGGCTGCGACTTCAGGGCTTGTGGCAGATGCCCGTTCCCTTGTTGACAGAGCCCGTGTAGAAGCGCAGGTCAACAGAGTTTCTTATGATGAACCCATAGGTGTGGAGGTTATCTCTAAGAAAATCTGCGACCACAAGCAAACTTACACCCAGTATGGTGGAGTTCGCCCATATGGGACTGCACTTCTGATTGCAGGCGTGGATGACAATCTGCCAAGGCTCTTTGAGACTGACCCGAGCGGTGCTCTTCTGGAATACAAGGCAACAGCTATAGGCGCAGGCAGAAACGCAGTCGTTGAGGTCTTTGAAGCAGAATACAGACAAGACATGAATATGGATGCGGCTATCCTTCTAGGTATGGATGCACTCTATAGAGCTGCCGAAGGCAAGTTCGATGCGTCTACCCTTGAGGTAGGTATCGTGTCACTTCAGGACAAGAAATTCAGGAAATTAGTTCCTGAAGAAGTTGAGAATTATGTTCAGCAGATCCTTGAAAAACATAAGGAAACTGAGAACAAAGAATAA